The following are encoded together in the Streptomyces tsukubensis genome:
- a CDS encoding PaaI family thioesterase: protein MTAVPSALAFAQKVLDDQPFSRLLGTRVTAFGDGVATLEIDIREELHQQNGHVHGGVLAYAADNAITFAAGTVLGPAVLTAGVTVQYVRPARGVTLIARSEVAHAGRRQAVCRCEVYTRDIAGEQTLCALAQGTVSLARP, encoded by the coding sequence GTGACAGCCGTACCTTCTGCTCTCGCCTTCGCCCAGAAGGTCCTCGACGACCAGCCCTTCAGCAGGCTGCTCGGAACACGGGTCACCGCCTTCGGCGACGGTGTCGCGACCCTGGAGATCGACATCCGGGAGGAGTTGCACCAGCAGAACGGCCATGTGCACGGCGGTGTGCTGGCCTACGCGGCCGACAACGCCATCACCTTCGCCGCGGGCACGGTGCTCGGCCCCGCCGTGCTCACCGCTGGCGTCACCGTCCAGTACGTACGCCCCGCCAGAGGGGTCACCCTCATCGCCCGTTCCGAGGTGGCGCACGCCGGGCGCCGTCAGGCCGTCTGCCGGTGCGAGGTGTACACACGGGACATCGCGGGCGAGCAGACGCTCTGCGCGCTC